The following is a genomic window from Opitutus sp. GAS368.
CGTCCTGCTGATCACGTCCAAGGGTGCGGCGGGCGTCACGGGCAGCGGCTTCGTCACGCTGGCCGCGACCCTGGGGGTGGTGGGCCACATTCCCGTCGCGGGCATCGCGCTGCTCCTCGGCGTCGACCGCTTCATGTCCGAGGCGCGGGCGCTCACCAACCTCTGCGGCAACGCCGTGGCCATGGTCGTCGTGGCCATGTGGGAGGGGGAGTTCGACCGGACGAAGGGTGCGCGGATTTTGCGCCGACCGCCGTCATCTGCTTTGTAGGGTCGTCGCTTGCGACGACCTCGCCTGGAAATAGCCCAAGGTCGTCGCAAGCGACGACCCTACACCGAAAGATCCGCTTACCCCATGAAACTGTTCACCATCCTCCTCGGTTTCGCTTTCGCCTCCACCCTCTCCGCCGCGGCCATGCCGGCCGGCGCCGGAATCCAGGACATCGCCACCACCGGCGGCGTCATCAAGGTCTTCACCTACCGGCCGTCGCTCTACCAGGACGGGCCGCTCGTGCTCGTGTTCCACGGCATCAGCCGCAACGCCGAGGACTACCGCAATTTCGCCATCGCCGTCGCCGAGCGCTTCAAGGTCCTCGTGGCCGCGCCGCTGTTCGACAAGGCACGTTTTCCGGCCGACGCCTACATCCGCGGCGGCCTGCTCAACCAGGACGGCACGCTGCGGCCGCGCGAGTCGTGGACCTATGCGCTCGTGCCGCAGCTGATCGCGGCGCTGCGGACGGGGGAGGGAAAACCCACCTTGCCCTATTATCTGCTCGGCCACTCGGCCGGCGGCCAGTTCCTCGAGCGGTTCGCGGCTTTCTATCCGACCGAGGCGAAGCGCATCGTCGCCGGCAATCCCGGCAGCCACCTGTTCCCGCGGCGCGACCGGGACTTCGGCTACGGTTTCGGCCAACTCCCGGCGGAGATCGGCGACGATGCGGCGCTGCAGCGCTACCTCGCCGCCCCGCTCACGCTCTATCTCGGCACCGGCGACATCCTGACCAACACGGACAACCTCGACCGGTCGCCCGAGGCGGAGCGACAGGGCGCGTTCCGGCTGGCCCGCGGCCGCGCCTGCTTTGAGTTTGCACAGAAGCTGGCCGCCGAGCGCGGCTGGACGTTCAACTGGCGCAAAGTGGAGACGCCCGGCATCGGCCACGACGGCGGCGGCATGTTCGCCGCGCCCGAGATGGCGGAGGCGCTGCTGGGACACTGACAATGTAGGGCGGGATCACCGTATCCCGCCTCGGGTGTGCCATGGTCTTCGAACAAAGGCGGGATGCGGTGATCCCGCCCTACAGATGCGGCTGGTCGTGAAAAATCCGGCCTCCGCCACTGCTCCGTTGCCAAAGCGGGGTTTTCCGCCCTAGCGTGCGGGTTCCCCTATGAAACATCCCCGCCTCCTCCTCGCCGCCCTCGGCCTTGCCACCGTGGCATCCCTCGTGGCCGCCGATCCCGCCAAACCCGTCGCGCCGCGCTTCAGCCCCGGCAACATGGATCCGACCGTCGACCCCCGCAAGGACTTCGCCCACTTCGCGTGGGGCGCCTGGGCGAAGGCCAACCCGATTCCCGCCGACAAGTCCCGCTGGGGCGCTTTCAACGAGCTCGACCAATACAACCAGACCGCGCTGAAGGGCATCCTTGAGAGCGCCGCCGCCAAGTCGCATGAACCCGGTTCGATCGAACAGAAGGTCGGTGATTTCTACGCCTCGGCCATGGACACCGCGGCCATCGATGCCGCCGGGCTCAAGCCCATCGCCACCGACCTCGCGCAGGTCGCGGCCATCGCCTCGCCGGCCGACCTGGCCCGGACCGTGGCGGACCTGCACAACCAGCAGGTCGCCGTCCTGTTCAACCTGGGTGTGGCGCCCGACGAGAAGAACAGCGTGTTGAACGTGTTGCAGGCCAACCAGGGCGGCCTGAGCCTCCCGAGCAAGGAATACTACTTCGCCCCGCAGTATGAAAAGCAGCGCACGGGCTTTGTAGCGCACGTCGCCAAGATGTTCGAGCTGGCCGGCGACGCGCCGGCGACCGCCGCCGGCGGCGCCCAGACCGTGTTCGAGGTGGAAAAGTCCCTCGCCAACAATGCGCGCACCCCGATCGAGCTGCGTGATTCGCTCGCCAACTACAACAAGATGGCCACCGCCGACCTCGTGGCCAAGGTGCCGGCGTTCCCCTTCGCCACCTACCTGGCGGAGCGCGGCATCGGCGGCCCGGCCGCCGCCGGGATCATCGTCGGCCAGCCGAAGTTCTTCGAGGGCCTGCAGGAGCAGCTGGCCGCCCGCCCGCTCGGCGACTGGAAGACCTACCTGCGCTACCGCATCCTCCGCGCCGACGCCCCCTTCCTCGCCGGGCCGTTCGAGAACGAGCGGTTCCGCTTCTACGGCACCGAGCTGCAGGGCACGCCCGCCCAGGAGCCCCGCTGGCAGCGTGCGGCCCGCACGGTGGACGGCGAGATCGGCGAGGCGCTCGGCCAGTTGTATGTCGCGCAATACTATCCGCCGGAGGCCAAGGCCCGGATGGAAGTGATGATCCACAACATCGTCGCCGTCATGCGCGACCGCCTCGGCCAGCTCGAGTGGATGACGCCGGCGACGCGCCAGAAGGCGCTCGCGAAGTTCGACCGCTTCTACGCCAAGGTCGGCCACCCCGAGAAGTGGCGCGACTACTCGACGGTCAAGATCGTGCACGGCGACTATTTCGCGAACATCCGCGCCGCGAACCAGTTCGAGGACAAGCGCAACCTCGCGAAGCTGGGCACGAAGGTGGACAAGACCGAGTGGTTCATGTCGCCCCCGACGGTCAACGCCTACTTCGACCCGACGGCCAACAACATCAACTTTCCCGCCGGCATCCTCCAGCCGCCGTTCTTCGACTTCACGCTCGACGACGCCGTCAACTACGGCGGCATCGGCGCGGTCATCGGCCACGAGATCACGCACGGCTTCGACGACCAGGGCCGCCACTATGACGGCGACGGCAACCTGAGCGAGTGGTGGACCGATGCCGACGCCAAGGAGTTCCAGGCCCGCGCCCAGAAGGTCATCGACCAATTCGACGGCTACGAGGTGCTGCCCGGCGTGCACGTGAAGGGCGCGCTGACCCTCGGTGAGAACATCGCCGACCTCGGCGGCGTCACGCTCGCCTACGAGGCGCTCGAGCGCTCGCTCGTCGGCAAGGAGCGCAAGCTGATCGACGGGTTCACCCCGGAGCAGCGGTTCTTCCTCGCCTGGGCGCAGGTCTGGCGCACGAACATCCGCGACGCCGAGCAGGCGCGCCGCGTCAACATCGACCCGCACGCCCCCGGCTGGTGCCGCGCCATCGGGCCGCTGGTGAACTTCCAGCCCTTCTACGACGCCTTCAACATCAAGGAAGGCGACCCGATGTGGGTCCCGCCCGAGAAGCGCGCCAAGATCTGGTGAGGTTGGTTTAACCACTGATGGGTTCCGCCAATGGGCGGAACCCACGTTTACCCCTTCGCCTGATCGGCTCCGGGATAAATTCAAGGGCCCGCTAATCGCGGGCTCTTTTTTTTGTGCAGGAGGGGCATTACGCCCCGCTGCCTGCGATCAGCAGGCCCCAAAACCAATTCGCGGCGACGATCAGGCGCCGCACACCTTGTAGGATTCATCCTTGATGAATCCCGTTAGTGGTTAAACGGGGTCTTTTTATTTGCCGTCGTCCCGGCACGCGGCGAGCTTGCCGGGCGCATGAGCAAGACGATCTGGACCAACCACGGCTTCCGCCCCGAGGCCCTCGACCTGTTCAAGCAGGAACTCGCGGCCGGCGGACACCGGCTCGTCCATTCCCCGAAATCCTCGGCCTCGGTGCTGGCCGCAGGAGCGTCGGACCCGACGATGGCGGAAGCCGACGTCGCCTTCGGCCAGCCGGATGTCGCCGACACCATGCGGCTGGCGAAGCTGCGCTACGTGGCGCTGACCACCGCCGGCTACACGCGCTACGACACGCCGGAATTCCGCGCGGCCATGACCAGCCGCGGCACGCTGGTGACCAGTTCCTCGCAGGTGTTCGCCGACCCGTGCGCCCAGCAGATGCTCGCCGCCATGCTCGCGCTCGCCCGCAACCTGCCGGCGCAGCTGCGCAACCAGGACGGCCCGCGCGAGTGGCGGTACCTGGAGGACCGCTTCACCGCCACCGTGCTCACCGGCCAGAGCGTGCTGCTCCTCGGCTTCGGCGCCATCGGCCGGCGCCTGGCCGACCTGCTCGCGCCGTTCGGCGGCCAGGTGACGGCTTACCGCCGCACGCCGCGCGGCGACGAGGGCGTCAAAATTGTGACCGATGCCGGCCTGTCCGCCGCGCTCGCGGCGGCCGACCACGTCGTGAACCTGCTGCCGGACTCACCGGCGACAAAGCTGCTCATGAACGCGGCGCGTTTCGCCGCCATGAAGCACGGGGCGCGCTTCTACAACGTCGGTCGCGGCACCACGGTGGACCAGGACGCGCTCATCGCCGCGCTCAAATCCGGCCAGGTCGGCGCGGCCTACCTCGACGTGATGGAGCCCGAGCCGCTGCCCCCGGCACATCCGCTATGGTCGGCGCCGAACTGTTTCATCACCTGCCATCTCGGCGGCGGCACCGGCGACCAGGACGTGAAGCTCGTCCGTCAGTTCCTGGAAAACCTCCGCCGTTTTGAGAAAAACGAACTGCTGATCGACCAGATTATTTGAGGAGAGAACATATATGAATAGCACTCGTTGGGATGAGACTTGGCATAGGCTTAGAGATTGGACGAATGGACAGACTCCCTCCGAAAGACTTTCGGCTCAGATATTATTACACGAAGGATTTACCTCCTTAGAGCCAAGCCATCCACTTGGTGGACCCGATGGCGGGAAAGATGCAGTGTGCCTCAAGGACGGAAATCGTTGGATTATGGCTGTCTACTTCCCGCGAGGTCAGGGTCAGTTCACTGCAATTCAGAAGAAATTTTCTGCCGATGTCGCGAGTGCAAATGCACACAGCCCATGCGGAATTGCTTTTGTCACCAATCAAGAACTCACCTTGGGTGAAAGAAAGTCTCTCATCGAATCTGCAAACCCTCTCGTAGTCGGACTCTACCACCTTGAGCGTATAACGGCCATTTTGGACAGTCCGCCAATGGGTGATGTCAGGAAGCAATTTCTCGGTATTGAATCTGAGGAACGTCCAGAAATTTCGCTTGGTGGGCAAGGTGGGCTAGCGCCCGGAGCTGGTGGTGGTGGCGGGGGTGCATTGGGCACAGGGTCCAAAGGCGGAGATGGAGGGCCAGGTGGGAAAATAATAATTCAGGGAAGTTCCGGGCTAGCGCCGGGTGCCGGAGGAGGTGGTGGGGGGATAGTCGGAGATAATAAAAAAGCAGGGGCAGGCGGAGGCGGAGGTGATCAGGTGCATCTTACTATAGAGCCTGAAGAGTTTGACGAACTTCGGCGTGCAGGTTTTGAACGGGCCGAAATTCGCGTTGGGAAAGGAGGGCGCGATGGAGGACCTGGTGAAGATTCCATTGTGAATTTTGTTACGGCCGATGGCAGGATATTGAAGTCAATTGTTGCCAGGGGAGGTCAACCCGGTGGGGCCGGCGCGCAGGAGATATCAAGTCGGGTGGCCACAAAATCAGACATTGAGTCTGGTCTGCGTGTTACGACGTTGACGCTTGCTGACTGTGTGCACCTCAAGAACGGTTTACATTATCTTCTAGGAGCAGGTTGGGATAACTATGGATTTCCCACCATTCCGTTCATGGCTAACTGGCCGTTGGCGTGCTCCATCGATA
Proteins encoded in this region:
- a CDS encoding M13 family metallopeptidase, with the protein product MKHPRLLLAALGLATVASLVAADPAKPVAPRFSPGNMDPTVDPRKDFAHFAWGAWAKANPIPADKSRWGAFNELDQYNQTALKGILESAAAKSHEPGSIEQKVGDFYASAMDTAAIDAAGLKPIATDLAQVAAIASPADLARTVADLHNQQVAVLFNLGVAPDEKNSVLNVLQANQGGLSLPSKEYYFAPQYEKQRTGFVAHVAKMFELAGDAPATAAGGAQTVFEVEKSLANNARTPIELRDSLANYNKMATADLVAKVPAFPFATYLAERGIGGPAAAGIIVGQPKFFEGLQEQLAARPLGDWKTYLRYRILRADAPFLAGPFENERFRFYGTELQGTPAQEPRWQRAARTVDGEIGEALGQLYVAQYYPPEAKARMEVMIHNIVAVMRDRLGQLEWMTPATRQKALAKFDRFYAKVGHPEKWRDYSTVKIVHGDYFANIRAANQFEDKRNLAKLGTKVDKTEWFMSPPTVNAYFDPTANNINFPAGILQPPFFDFTLDDAVNYGGIGAVIGHEITHGFDDQGRHYDGDGNLSEWWTDADAKEFQARAQKVIDQFDGYEVLPGVHVKGALTLGENIADLGGVTLAYEALERSLVGKERKLIDGFTPEQRFFLAWAQVWRTNIRDAEQARRVNIDPHAPGWCRAIGPLVNFQPFYDAFNIKEGDPMWVPPEKRAKIW
- a CDS encoding D-2-hydroxyacid dehydrogenase — translated: MSKTIWTNHGFRPEALDLFKQELAAGGHRLVHSPKSSASVLAAGASDPTMAEADVAFGQPDVADTMRLAKLRYVALTTAGYTRYDTPEFRAAMTSRGTLVTSSSQVFADPCAQQMLAAMLALARNLPAQLRNQDGPREWRYLEDRFTATVLTGQSVLLLGFGAIGRRLADLLAPFGGQVTAYRRTPRGDEGVKIVTDAGLSAALAAADHVVNLLPDSPATKLLMNAARFAAMKHGARFYNVGRGTTVDQDALIAALKSGQVGAAYLDVMEPEPLPPAHPLWSAPNCFITCHLGGGTGDQDVKLVRQFLENLRRFEKNELLIDQII